A single region of the Mechercharimyces sp. CAU 1602 genome encodes:
- the murC gene encoding UDP-N-acetylmuramate--L-alanine ligase yields the protein MKANEHIHFIGIGGYGMSAIARVLVEMGHPVTGSDLSANKLTESLAARGATVHYKHDAKWVEGADRVVYSSSIPEHNVEMMAAREWGIPVMHRSEMLALLLNDKQGIAVAGAHGKTTTSSMIAQVMELGEADPTYIIGGEVVGLDGNAKAGSSPYVVAEADESDGTFLEYFPYIGIVTNIEPDHLENYDGDFKNLKQAYKQFLSQIQSEGSAILSVDDPYLREMKEEVDANVITYGLHPEADYRAINIRAQEREVRFEIQYRGEVLGEIHLFVPGHHNVSNALAAVITCLQVGLSFAQIADALTHFRGAKRRFQVIGEVNGIMVVDDYAHHPTEIRSTIEGVKAMNKRIVTVFQPQRYSRTHLLMQEFSEAFADADEVVITSIYSPAGEKPIEGVTSERLTQMVKESGQLNVQFCNTQEEAKAYLLEMLRQDDLVLTMGAGDIWQLAHSLVPALEKREA from the coding sequence ATGAAAGCGAACGAACATATTCATTTTATTGGGATAGGTGGCTATGGCATGAGTGCTATCGCCCGTGTATTGGTAGAGATGGGTCATCCTGTGACGGGCTCTGACTTATCTGCAAATAAGTTGACGGAAAGTTTGGCAGCACGAGGCGCAACAGTACATTATAAACATGATGCAAAATGGGTGGAGGGAGCAGACCGGGTAGTTTATTCCTCCAGTATTCCTGAGCACAATGTAGAGATGATGGCGGCTCGTGAATGGGGGATTCCTGTGATGCATCGCTCTGAGATGTTGGCGTTATTGTTAAATGATAAACAGGGAATAGCAGTAGCAGGTGCCCATGGTAAGACAACGACCTCTTCTATGATTGCCCAAGTGATGGAGCTGGGTGAGGCTGATCCCACTTATATTATTGGTGGAGAAGTGGTAGGGTTAGACGGTAATGCTAAGGCAGGGAGTAGTCCTTATGTTGTGGCCGAAGCAGATGAAAGTGATGGCACATTCTTGGAGTATTTTCCTTACATAGGTATTGTGACCAATATCGAACCGGATCATTTAGAAAACTACGATGGTGACTTTAAAAATCTGAAACAAGCATATAAGCAATTCTTATCCCAAATTCAGAGCGAAGGCTCAGCTATTTTGTCTGTTGATGATCCCTATCTACGCGAGATGAAGGAAGAGGTGGATGCAAATGTCATTACCTATGGCCTGCATCCAGAGGCTGATTACCGTGCAATCAATATTCGTGCGCAGGAGCGGGAAGTACGGTTTGAGATCCAGTATCGTGGGGAGGTGCTAGGAGAAATCCATCTGTTTGTACCGGGTCATCATAATGTTTCTAATGCTTTAGCCGCAGTAATCACTTGTTTACAAGTAGGTTTATCTTTTGCACAAATTGCAGATGCGCTTACCCATTTTCGTGGTGCGAAGCGCCGCTTTCAAGTGATCGGTGAGGTGAACGGAATCATGGTAGTAGATGATTATGCTCATCACCCGACTGAAATCCGTTCCACAATTGAAGGTGTAAAGGCGATGAACAAGCGGATCGTTACGGTGTTCCAACCACAACGCTATTCACGGACACACTTGTTGATGCAGGAGTTTAGCGAGGCTTTTGCTGATGCGGATGAAGTTGTTATTACCAGTATTTACTCGCCAGCAGGTGAGAAACCAATCGAAGGCGTTACATCGGAGCGTTTAACACAAATGGTTAAAGAGAGTGGACAGCTAAATGTCCAATTTTGTAACACGCAAGAAGAGGCGAAGGCATATTTGCTGGAGATGTTACGACAAGATGATCTTGTGCTGACGATGGGAGCAGGAGACATCTGGCAGTTGGCTCATAGTCTCGTGCCAGCATTGGAAAAAAGGGAAGCATAA
- a CDS encoding folylpolyglutamate synthase/dihydrofolate synthase family protein codes for MSEQQRFHSADEVLTWMDSYCAKKIQPGLERMQSVLTQLDHPERRLKCIHIAGTNGKGSTAAMIASSLQHAGYPVGLFTSPYIQHWSERIVVDGEPIADASLVNWANHLYPYVIQLEKETGERVSPFEWWTLIAICYFVYEASPWFVVWETGMGGRLDSTNVVYPLVSVIPHIGIDHTQFLGSSLTEIAHEKAGIIKRGVPTVIGEMDEEALVEIAHVAQAQKSRLYQWDKEYTMTGQGDQYDFVSPFRTIAGVKIPLLGEHQVRNAATALMTLEVLRQFYATVLEEDEVRVGLEKTSWPGRCEVISSQPPILLDGAHNETGARALAHTIHKHFPNRRIAMLIAMMKEKEVEAILQPILPFVEKVVVTQVDDVRALPPSVLKDKITSLAPELMVTVAGNAEEGMAELRTSGTPEELILVTGSLYLVAEVRRMIQ; via the coding sequence ATGAGTGAACAGCAACGATTTCATTCAGCAGATGAGGTCTTAACATGGATGGATTCATATTGTGCCAAAAAAATACAACCGGGCTTGGAACGAATGCAGAGCGTTCTTACCCAATTGGATCATCCGGAACGAAGATTAAAATGCATTCATATCGCTGGAACCAACGGGAAAGGTTCCACAGCAGCGATGATAGCTAGTTCATTGCAACATGCGGGGTATCCGGTGGGTTTATTTACTTCACCCTATATTCAACACTGGAGTGAGCGTATCGTGGTGGATGGAGAGCCTATCGCGGACGCCTCCTTGGTTAACTGGGCGAACCATCTCTATCCTTACGTTATACAGTTAGAAAAGGAAACAGGTGAGCGCGTTTCACCGTTTGAATGGTGGACGTTGATTGCTATTTGTTATTTTGTTTATGAAGCCTCCCCTTGGTTTGTCGTGTGGGAGACGGGTATGGGAGGACGACTGGATTCGACGAATGTGGTGTATCCGCTCGTGTCGGTTATTCCTCATATCGGTATAGACCATACTCAATTCCTAGGCTCATCATTAACAGAAATCGCCCATGAAAAAGCGGGGATTATTAAGCGGGGCGTACCTACTGTTATCGGTGAAATGGATGAAGAGGCGTTGGTGGAAATTGCACACGTAGCGCAAGCGCAAAAGAGTCGACTCTATCAGTGGGATAAAGAGTACACGATGACAGGGCAAGGAGATCAGTATGATTTTGTGAGCCCGTTTCGCACCATTGCTGGAGTGAAGATTCCGCTGTTGGGTGAGCATCAGGTTAGAAACGCAGCGACAGCATTGATGACGTTGGAAGTGTTACGCCAATTTTATGCAACTGTCTTGGAGGAGGATGAAGTGCGAGTGGGTTTAGAAAAGACTTCATGGCCAGGGCGCTGTGAAGTGATTTCTTCGCAACCGCCTATTCTCTTAGATGGTGCTCATAATGAAACAGGCGCCCGTGCACTTGCTCATACGATTCATAAGCACTTTCCAAATCGACGCATCGCCATGTTGATCGCTATGATGAAAGAGAAAGAGGTTGAAGCTATTTTACAGCCGATATTACCGTTTGTAGAGAAGGTAGTCGTGACACAAGTGGACGATGTACGTGCACTTCCTCCATCAGTCTTAAAAGATAAGATAACTTCTTTGGCACCCGAGCTTATGGTAACAGTAGCTGGAAACGCAGAAGAGGGGATGGCAGAGTTGCGCACATCAGGGACGCCTGAGGAGTTGATCTTGGTGACGGGATCGCTCTACCTAGTAGCGGAAGTTAGAAGGATGATACAGTAA
- a CDS encoding valine--tRNA ligase, whose translation MVKSEMPSAYDPKKAEEKWYDFWMEKGFFTAGQDQSKKPYTIVIPPPNVTGNLHIGHALNNALQDLLIRFKRMQGYDALWLPGTDHAGIATQTKVEERLREEGLTRHDLGREKFLEQVWEWKEKYANVIHSQWKKMGLSLDYSRERFTMDEGLSKAVREVFVRLYEKGFIYRGKYIINWDPAARTALSDIEVIYKDVQGALYHLEYPLQDGSGSIRVATTRPETMLGDTGIAVHPEDERYKSLIGKRAILPIIGREIPIVADEHVDPEFGSGAVKITPAHDPNDFEIGQRHQLPQVLIMDESGVMNKEAGPYQGLDRFQCRKQIVKDLQDAGVLIEIEEHMHSVGHSERSGAVVEPYLSTQWFVRMEPLAEQAIKDTKSGESAQFVPDRFEKIYLHWIENIRDWCISRQLWWGHRIPAWYCEDCGEVTVKREDATSCEHCQSDKIKQDNDVLDTWFSSALWPFSTLGWPAESEDFKRYFPTDVLITGYDIIYFWVARMIFTSLEFTEQKPFQDVLITGLIRDAEGRKMSKSLGNGIDPLEVIEKYGVDAMRFMLSTGCTPGNDQRFRWERVEAARNFSNKIWNASRFALMHVESQQPADLQLTAERIKQLSTADRWILHRLNETIADVTRLLERYDFGEVGRLLYNFVWDDVCDWYIEFAKLPLYGENEEAKQRTRAVLVYVLDQSLRLLHPFMPFVTEEIWQHLPLEEGESITIASWPTARESFSFSDAEGEMNLLIDLIRSVRNIRAEEEVEPGHKVDLLIKADESAIETIENSREAIQRLCQTKKLEIGTQIEQPARAMSAVVTGAEIFLPLEGLIDISQTIARLEAEKKKLDQEVLRVEKKLSNKGFVSKAPAHVVEEEKRKGEEYAEKRSKVIARLQELQD comes from the coding sequence ATGGTTAAATCAGAAATGCCATCCGCTTATGATCCTAAAAAAGCGGAAGAGAAATGGTACGATTTTTGGATGGAAAAAGGATTTTTTACCGCTGGTCAAGACCAGAGTAAGAAGCCGTATACAATTGTAATCCCGCCGCCAAATGTAACAGGGAACTTACACATTGGTCATGCATTAAATAACGCATTGCAAGATCTACTCATTCGTTTTAAACGGATGCAAGGGTACGATGCATTATGGCTCCCAGGTACGGACCATGCTGGGATTGCGACGCAGACAAAAGTAGAAGAGCGTTTGCGTGAAGAAGGGTTGACGCGCCATGATCTAGGAAGGGAGAAATTTTTAGAGCAAGTATGGGAATGGAAAGAAAAATATGCAAATGTGATTCATAGTCAATGGAAAAAGATGGGCTTGTCGCTCGATTATTCGCGAGAACGCTTTACGATGGATGAAGGGTTATCGAAAGCCGTGCGAGAAGTTTTTGTACGTCTGTACGAAAAAGGGTTTATCTATCGCGGGAAGTATATTATTAACTGGGATCCGGCGGCACGGACCGCTCTTTCAGATATTGAGGTTATCTATAAAGACGTACAGGGAGCGCTTTATCATTTAGAGTATCCGCTACAGGATGGATCAGGCTCAATTCGGGTGGCGACGACTCGCCCAGAGACGATGCTAGGGGATACAGGCATTGCCGTTCATCCCGAAGATGAGCGCTATAAGTCATTGATCGGAAAAAGAGCGATTCTCCCTATTATTGGACGTGAAATTCCAATTGTAGCAGATGAGCATGTAGATCCTGAGTTTGGAAGTGGCGCGGTAAAAATAACACCAGCGCACGATCCAAATGATTTTGAAATTGGTCAGCGTCATCAATTGCCTCAGGTATTAATCATGGATGAGAGCGGTGTGATGAATAAAGAGGCAGGTCCATATCAGGGACTGGATCGATTCCAATGTCGTAAACAGATTGTAAAAGATCTGCAGGATGCAGGGGTACTAATTGAAATTGAAGAACATATGCATTCAGTGGGGCATAGTGAACGGTCGGGAGCTGTTGTAGAACCGTATTTGTCTACGCAATGGTTTGTACGGATGGAGCCATTAGCGGAACAAGCGATAAAAGATACGAAAAGTGGAGAAAGTGCTCAGTTTGTACCCGATCGCTTTGAGAAGATTTACTTGCATTGGATTGAAAATATCCGTGATTGGTGTATTTCACGGCAGCTTTGGTGGGGGCACCGTATCCCAGCATGGTATTGTGAGGACTGTGGAGAAGTAACCGTGAAGCGTGAAGATGCTACTTCCTGTGAGCATTGTCAAAGTGATAAAATCAAGCAGGATAACGATGTATTGGATACGTGGTTTAGTTCAGCGCTATGGCCATTTTCTACTCTGGGGTGGCCTGCGGAAAGTGAAGATTTTAAGCGCTATTTCCCAACAGACGTATTGATAACTGGCTATGACATCATCTATTTCTGGGTTGCACGCATGATTTTCACCTCTCTTGAATTTACAGAGCAAAAGCCTTTTCAAGATGTGCTGATTACAGGATTGATTCGCGACGCTGAGGGCCGGAAAATGTCTAAGTCACTGGGGAACGGAATTGATCCACTGGAAGTGATTGAAAAGTACGGAGTTGATGCGATGCGCTTTATGCTATCGACTGGCTGTACTCCGGGGAATGATCAACGCTTCCGCTGGGAGCGTGTGGAAGCGGCACGCAATTTCTCTAATAAGATTTGGAATGCATCCCGCTTTGCTCTTATGCATGTAGAGTCCCAACAGCCAGCAGATTTACAACTGACAGCAGAGCGTATAAAGCAGCTATCGACGGCGGATCGTTGGATCTTACACCGCCTAAACGAAACGATTGCCGATGTGACACGTCTTTTAGAGCGCTACGACTTCGGTGAAGTGGGTCGCCTTCTTTACAATTTCGTATGGGACGATGTGTGTGATTGGTATATTGAATTCGCCAAGTTACCTCTTTACGGTGAAAATGAAGAGGCCAAACAGCGCACCCGCGCGGTGCTCGTATACGTATTGGATCAGTCGCTCCGTCTTCTTCACCCGTTTATGCCATTTGTGACAGAGGAGATATGGCAACACTTACCGCTAGAAGAAGGGGAAAGCATTACAATTGCTAGCTGGCCGACAGCAAGGGAGTCATTTTCCTTCTCTGATGCGGAAGGGGAGATGAATCTTCTTATCGATTTGATCCGCTCAGTACGTAATATTCGTGCGGAAGAGGAAGTGGAGCCAGGTCATAAAGTGGATCTTCTAATTAAGGCAGATGAGAGTGCGATTGAGACGATTGAAAACAGTCGCGAAGCGATTCAACGCTTGTGTCAAACGAAAAAATTGGAAATCGGGACACAGATCGAGCAACCTGCTCGTGCTATGAGTGCTGTTGTAACAGGTGCGGAGATATTCTTACCTCTGGAAGGGCTGATCGATATTTCACAAACGATCGCCCGTTTGGAGGCTGAGAAGAAGAAGTTGGATCAAGAGGTTTTGCGTGTAGAAAAGAAACTGAGCAATAAAGGGTTTGTCAGCAAAGCACCTGCTCATGTTGTGGAGGAAGAGAAACGAAAAGGGGAAGAATATGCGGAAAAGCGGAGTAAGGTAATCGCTCGCCTGCAAGAGTTACAAGACTAA
- a CDS encoding phosphotransferase, producing the protein MKQQNMSRQELQQVFTQYGFTPHKVTQINRIFRVETDQGTYALKWTKQPAEKLMMIYDILQHACEKGYRHVIPWVKTESDEAYVMTTSGNWYATPWIESAEQELFAPSTDALLESLAQLHQLSAPLVKRYPKFKNQLNEPFIERWKERKEKTAEYFHFARKRDIPSPLDHSFLEQASYLEKAFDFSIRGVERFLQAERGKAPRYTLCHARIHPKHVLISESGWYWIDFDHAVIDTPVRDIATFYRQFGDPDREDISTYLSHYEEESSLKRIEEKLLAVYLAYPLRPYQVLKSYYGDESSVNESYSVGEFDRAIAQLGRFQEVIQTLWQKRDKVQLQERKNKRFSREQEGLQETELGLADEPVQFPIFPHSPPDS; encoded by the coding sequence GTGAAGCAACAAAATATGAGCCGGCAAGAATTACAACAAGTTTTCACTCAGTATGGATTTACTCCCCATAAAGTGACACAGATCAATAGAATCTTTCGTGTGGAAACAGACCAGGGTACATATGCGCTAAAGTGGACGAAGCAACCGGCAGAAAAACTAATGATGATATATGATATCCTACAGCATGCGTGTGAAAAAGGATATCGGCATGTAATTCCATGGGTGAAGACCGAGTCGGATGAAGCATATGTAATGACAACAAGTGGGAATTGGTATGCGACTCCATGGATAGAGTCAGCCGAACAAGAGTTGTTTGCACCATCAACAGATGCGTTGCTTGAATCACTGGCTCAGTTGCATCAATTATCGGCACCCCTTGTTAAGCGATACCCTAAGTTTAAGAATCAACTAAATGAACCCTTTATTGAAAGGTGGAAGGAAAGGAAAGAGAAGACGGCGGAGTATTTTCATTTTGCTAGAAAACGCGACATCCCATCGCCATTGGATCATTCTTTTCTAGAGCAAGCATCTTATTTAGAAAAAGCGTTTGACTTTTCCATTCGTGGGGTTGAGCGCTTTCTACAAGCAGAGCGGGGCAAAGCTCCTCGTTACACCTTATGCCATGCTCGTATTCATCCAAAGCACGTCCTAATCAGTGAAAGTGGCTGGTATTGGATTGATTTTGACCATGCCGTGATTGATACTCCTGTACGTGATATAGCGACGTTTTATCGTCAATTTGGTGATCCGGATCGGGAAGATATTTCTACTTACCTTAGTCACTATGAAGAAGAATCATCGTTAAAACGGATCGAAGAGAAGTTATTAGCAGTATACTTGGCTTACCCCCTGCGACCTTATCAAGTGTTAAAATCGTATTACGGTGATGAATCATCTGTAAACGAATCGTATTCGGTCGGAGAATTTGATCGTGCGATAGCACAGTTGGGCCGGTTTCAAGAAGTGATTCAAACTTTGTGGCAGAAAAGAGATAAAGTGCAGTTACAAGAAAGAAAGAATAAGCGGTTTAGTCGTGAGCAGGAAGGGTTGCAGGAGACTGAGCTGGGGCTAGCTGACGAGCCTGTCCAATTTCCCATCTTCCCTCATAGCCCTCCTGATTCGTAA
- a CDS encoding LysM peptidoglycan-binding domain-containing protein, with the protein MADNEYKQLRFDISEKVRLHPHQPGMDTLLELDLYPDVEIEEQDTHLKIHGYLRLNGAYRSNDQATSAQMQAEVNEEKQEEIAYVIPVEISLPTDKADLELLAAEVEAFDYQVLSPFELQIEALLTIDGLIDDGNQAPATREEAPEASFAGARAQEDEGREELTTSQTEEAEEADSVSAESDLPRSEAQELMMATSQLDSQERDVPDSYEFRAEQDHEYDKKDTERLEEEEREIRASHLEKKRQRLTPSDIADYGEEEFESSTELIGNKYERSNVHPIRPEIEEVSLSSVSADSSAEESSSTTTEVAAEARAGTRAEKSSGTSLEWARRLVREEEPSFVRMRMVIAQKNDSVDTIADRYNLASSRIMKLNSLDSHALEEGQIVYIPREA; encoded by the coding sequence GTGGCGGACAACGAGTATAAACAGTTACGTTTCGATATTTCTGAAAAGGTGCGACTTCATCCCCATCAGCCGGGAATGGATACCCTCCTGGAGCTGGACCTTTACCCGGATGTCGAGATTGAAGAACAAGATACTCATCTAAAAATTCATGGCTACTTGCGTCTTAATGGTGCTTATCGCAGCAATGATCAAGCGACATCGGCTCAGATGCAAGCGGAGGTGAATGAAGAGAAGCAAGAAGAGATCGCTTACGTCATCCCGGTTGAGATCTCTTTACCCACAGACAAAGCCGATCTAGAATTGTTAGCTGCCGAGGTGGAGGCATTTGATTATCAAGTATTATCACCATTCGAACTGCAAATTGAGGCTTTGCTCACTATTGATGGGTTAATTGATGACGGCAATCAGGCTCCAGCGACAAGGGAGGAAGCTCCGGAAGCCTCATTTGCAGGAGCGCGTGCGCAAGAAGATGAGGGGAGAGAAGAGCTTACTACTTCACAAACGGAAGAGGCTGAGGAAGCAGACAGTGTGTCAGCAGAGTCTGACTTACCACGATCGGAAGCACAGGAGTTAATGATGGCAACATCTCAGCTCGATTCACAAGAAAGAGATGTACCTGATTCATATGAATTTAGAGCTGAACAAGATCATGAGTATGATAAAAAAGATACAGAACGCCTGGAAGAAGAGGAAAGGGAAATCCGGGCGAGCCATTTAGAAAAGAAGCGGCAGAGACTGACACCATCTGATATTGCTGATTATGGAGAAGAGGAATTTGAATCATCAACGGAACTAATTGGAAATAAGTATGAAAGAAGTAATGTTCATCCAATTCGCCCGGAAATAGAAGAGGTTTCCCTATCCTCCGTTTCTGCTGATTCTTCGGCAGAAGAAAGCAGTTCGACGACAACTGAAGTAGCAGCGGAAGCTAGAGCGGGGACAAGAGCAGAGAAATCAAGTGGGACTTCATTGGAATGGGCACGGCGCTTGGTTCGTGAAGAAGAACCAAGCTTTGTCCGTATGCGCATGGTGATTGCTCAAAAAAATGATTCCGTGGATACGATAGCCGACCGTTACAATTTGGCTTCGAGTAGAATTATGAAGCTAAATAGCCTAGATAGTCATGCGCTGGAAGAAGGACAGATCGTCTATATTCCACGTGAAGCGTAA
- the hemL gene encoding glutamate-1-semialdehyde 2,1-aminomutase — MHKGFEQSARNFTEARKVIPGGVNSPVRAFKSVGMTPVYIERGEGSRVFDVDGNQYIDYVGSWGPLILGHAHPRVVQAVQEMAAKGTSFGAPTEMETRLAQLVTERVDSVDVVRMVNSGTEATMSALRLARAYTKRNKILKFEGCYHGHSDSLLIKAGSGVATLGLPDSPGVPENTGQHTLTVPYNDVESLRLAFQKYGHDIAAVIMEPVAGNMGVVPPQAGYLEEVRHLCTHHETVLIFDEVMTGFRVHKHCAQGLYGVQPDLTTFGKVIGGGLPVGAYGGKREIMSLMAPEGPVYQAGTLSGNPLAMAAGYTTLAELGQEGVYEQLDERAQRLESGLRKNAEEAGIPYHINRVGSMVCLFFTGDEVISYEQASGADRERFAAYFKLMLEQGISLPPSQFEGMFVSTAHSIEDIDRTIEANRIALAQL, encoded by the coding sequence ATGCATAAAGGATTTGAACAATCTGCACGCAATTTTACGGAAGCGCGCAAAGTGATTCCTGGGGGGGTGAATAGTCCCGTCCGAGCTTTTAAATCTGTGGGAATGACTCCGGTATACATAGAGCGTGGTGAAGGGTCTCGTGTCTTTGATGTGGATGGGAACCAATATATTGATTATGTAGGATCTTGGGGACCACTAATCTTAGGGCATGCTCATCCACGTGTCGTACAAGCTGTACAAGAGATGGCAGCCAAAGGAACAAGTTTTGGTGCGCCGACGGAGATGGAGACGAGATTGGCACAGTTGGTTACCGAACGGGTAGACTCGGTCGATGTGGTGCGGATGGTAAACTCAGGTACAGAGGCGACGATGAGTGCACTGCGGTTGGCTCGTGCCTACACGAAGCGTAATAAGATATTAAAGTTTGAAGGCTGCTATCACGGTCATTCAGATAGCTTGCTTATCAAAGCGGGTTCCGGTGTGGCGACATTAGGTCTACCCGATAGTCCTGGTGTCCCTGAAAACACAGGGCAGCATACGTTGACGGTGCCGTATAACGATGTAGAAAGTTTGCGCCTCGCCTTCCAGAAATATGGGCATGATATCGCTGCGGTAATTATGGAACCTGTAGCGGGGAATATGGGGGTTGTGCCTCCTCAGGCAGGTTATTTGGAGGAAGTGCGTCACTTGTGTACGCATCATGAAACCGTGCTCATCTTCGACGAAGTAATGACGGGCTTTCGTGTACATAAACACTGCGCACAAGGCTTATATGGCGTACAACCTGACCTAACCACCTTTGGTAAAGTGATCGGGGGTGGGCTTCCGGTCGGAGCTTATGGAGGGAAACGTGAAATCATGTCTCTCATGGCACCTGAAGGCCCTGTATACCAAGCAGGAACTTTATCGGGGAATCCGCTTGCGATGGCAGCTGGATATACAACATTGGCTGAACTGGGACAAGAAGGTGTATATGAACAGCTGGATGAACGGGCACAGCGCTTAGAGAGTGGTCTGCGGAAAAACGCTGAGGAAGCAGGTATTCCTTATCATATAAACCGCGTGGGTTCGATGGTTTGTCTCTTTTTCACAGGAGATGAAGTGATCTCATATGAGCAAGCGAGCGGGGCAGATCGTGAACGATTTGCAGCTTACTTTAAATTGATGTTGGAGCAGGGGATATCGCTCCCGCCGTCTCAATTTGAAGGGATGTTTGTGTCTACTGCCCACTCTATTGAAGATATTGATCGTACGATTGAAGCGAACCGCATTGCACTAGCACAATTATAA
- a CDS encoding amidohydrolase, which translates to MSLLIQNATIITMIKEEMPFQGDIFIENEEIVAISRGSYKPIPLHTTLIDATGMIALPGLINTHQHSPMSLFRSYNDDLRLMDWLRQKILPAEARMTEEDIYYGSLLGIAEMIRSGTTTFADMYIHMDQVAAAASLSGIRASLTRGLVFNNDLQSEKRLQEGLELIHHWSGKADGRITTMLGPHAPYTCDPTSLKRVMQYATDLDVAIHIHLAETLEESEWMQHRYKRSSTQYLHQLGMLDGTHHLLLAHCVHVNENEIPLLTKIKGGIAHNPMSNLKLGCGFAPITHFREQHITVALGTDGAGSASSLDLFKEMKIAAGLQKAQASDPLAVSAFDILSMATVNGARVLGLEHQIGKLETGKKADLILINLNQPHLTPQHDLYSLLAYAATGADVDTSIVNGQILMRGRKLQTIDEEGLLQEVQERAQRLVTI; encoded by the coding sequence ATGAGTCTACTCATTCAAAATGCAACCATTATAACGATGATAAAAGAAGAAATGCCTTTTCAAGGAGATATCTTTATTGAAAATGAAGAGATTGTAGCCATTAGCCGCGGCTCATATAAACCTATCCCTTTGCATACTACCCTAATCGATGCTACCGGCATGATTGCCCTCCCCGGTCTCATCAATACTCATCAACACTCACCTATGTCATTATTTCGCTCATATAACGATGACCTCAGATTGATGGATTGGCTACGACAAAAGATTTTGCCAGCTGAAGCTCGTATGACGGAAGAAGATATCTATTATGGCTCCTTACTTGGAATTGCAGAAATGATTCGTTCTGGTACAACTACATTTGCCGATATGTACATTCATATGGATCAGGTAGCCGCCGCCGCTTCATTATCTGGAATTCGAGCATCCTTAACACGTGGACTCGTCTTTAACAATGATTTACAGAGCGAGAAACGCCTTCAAGAAGGATTAGAGCTTATTCACCACTGGTCTGGAAAAGCAGATGGTCGAATCACTACTATGCTGGGTCCGCACGCTCCCTATACCTGCGATCCCACTTCGCTAAAACGGGTGATGCAGTATGCAACGGACCTGGATGTTGCCATCCATATTCACCTAGCCGAAACCTTGGAAGAAAGCGAATGGATGCAACACCGATATAAACGCTCATCTACTCAATATCTACATCAACTCGGAATGTTAGACGGGACCCATCATCTTCTACTCGCTCACTGCGTTCACGTGAATGAAAATGAGATTCCTCTATTGACTAAGATCAAGGGAGGCATCGCTCACAATCCTATGAGTAACCTCAAACTAGGATGTGGATTTGCTCCTATCACACACTTTCGGGAACAGCACATCACTGTTGCGCTGGGAACCGATGGAGCGGGGAGCGCTTCTTCTCTTGACCTTTTTAAGGAAATGAAAATAGCTGCGGGCTTACAAAAAGCACAAGCATCAGATCCTCTTGCTGTCAGTGCCTTCGATATCCTTTCAATGGCAACCGTGAATGGGGCACGTGTACTCGGTCTGGAACATCAAATTGGCAAGTTAGAAACAGGTAAAAAGGCAGATCTCATCCTTATTAACCTTAACCAACCCCACCTTACACCCCAGCATGATCTCTACTCCTTACTCGCCTATGCTGCTACTGGTGCCGACGTCGATACTTCCATCGTAAATGGACAAATTCTTATGCGTGGACGAAAGTTGCAAACGATAGATGAAGAAGGACTATTACAAGAGGTTCAGGAACGAGCACAAAGACTAGTCACTATTTAA
- a CDS encoding VOC family protein, whose translation MKIKLTSVLVDNQEKALNFYTGKLGFTKKHDIPVGQFKWLTLVSPNGAGEIELLLEPNDNPAAKTYQQALYEQGIPFTTFFVEDVQHKCQRLEKAGVKFTIAPTNEAWGTYARFDDTVGNIIQIQNEQ comes from the coding sequence ATGAAAATAAAACTAACGAGTGTTTTGGTCGATAATCAAGAGAAGGCTCTTAATTTCTATACCGGTAAACTTGGCTTTACAAAAAAACATGACATTCCCGTAGGCCAGTTCAAATGGCTAACTCTAGTATCTCCTAATGGAGCAGGGGAGATTGAGTTACTTCTTGAACCTAACGATAACCCTGCAGCCAAAACATATCAACAAGCTCTATATGAACAAGGAATACCCTTCACAACTTTTTTTGTCGAAGATGTCCAACATAAGTGCCAAAGATTAGAAAAGGCTGGAGTCAAATTTACGATAGCTCCCACAAACGAAGCCTGGGGAACTTACGCAAGATTTGATGATACTGTAGGAAACATTATTCAAATTCAAAATGAACAATAA